In a genomic window of Cardiocondyla obscurior isolate alpha-2009 linkage group LG08, Cobs3.1, whole genome shotgun sequence:
- the Mib2 gene encoding E3 ubiquitin-protein ligase MIB2 isoform X3 has product MLWSKGIPVGEQKPNSMHSEMLEVGLRVVRGQDWKWDDQDGGEGHAGTIVEIGRPPPTGNATSSPNPTDRTPDKTVIVQWDHGARSNYRIGYQGAYDLLVFDNAAAGVKHSNIICDGCKRHGIIGIRWKCTECFDYDLCTQCYMADVHELTHTFERYQTANSVGVNLGSREGCTKIPLKGIFIGAKVIRGPDWEWGNQDGGRGKTGRVMDIRGWDNDSSRSVATVTWSTGSTNVYRLGFKGCVDLCYVEEANPGSYYKEHLPLLGQPVLTVPDNGNNTTPTKGGVANITSSLHPVTFNVGDKVKVLMEVDTLKEMQDGHGGWNPRMAEYIGKIGTVHRITDKGDIRVQYEGCHNRWTFHPGALTKVTAKDAFSLGDIVRVKSDLAAVKQYQRGHGEWIDVMKNALGKTGKVIKIYSDGDLRVALDIHGHTWTFNPLSVVPVSSSTSASHDVNRSKDRPSVCFYCANFNTKIKKDIAFDGIDSEVEKLLRIAARGEAGVDAVREFLKKYPGRIDASTPGGGKKTCLQVAAHQGHFELCTLLLNVGASLRAADEDGDTPLHYAAFGNQPEIMDLLLSRGAAINAVNNGKCSALHVAVNKQHAQCVRVLLLHHCDVNLQDSYGDTALHDAIGKDVLEVIDALCACERVDFTLLNKRGFNILHHAALKGNAHATEKLVARARRLVDVKKEDGFAALHLAALNGHREVAAILLSQNGGRAKVDLHNNRRQTPLHLATSQGHWSLVELLVHHNADIGSTDEDGDTVLHIAIAKSPNQQTAVPTPESSRDSPLIYAIWQNLARQGAKTELALACFLVSVDRSCKLLDQVKNNKDKTPLDLLEGNPQAAQLADILRSYKYQSHSTQLEIENNPPSEYVEPSTYRINNISQPEGLQSPRKSIAGSGDATECRDCSGILGDAKQENRIDPSSSVTLVGCARCGHTVGHIKTQTVQDGQMAAGEFSIANPDDKSKDVPSEVKRKDEIKEKDKDLERLRYLETRVADLEEANMCSICMERRRNVAFLCGHGACEHCAAPLKTCHMCRKTITKKINLYID; this is encoded by the exons ATGTTGTGGAGCAAAGGCATTCCCGTAGgg gaACAGAAGCCAAATTCGATGCATTCAGAAATGTTAGAAGTTGGTTTGCGAGTTGTCCGTGGGCAGGATTGGAAATGGGATGATCAGGACGGTGGTGAGGGCCACGCTGGGACAATAGTAGAGATCGGAAGACCTCCCCCGACTGGCAATGCAACATCCAGTCCAAATCCCACTGATCGAACTCCAGACAAAACAGTCATTGTTCAGTGGGATCATGGAGCTAGGAGTAATTATAGGATAGGTTATCAGGGTGCTTATGACCTCTTAGTATTTGATAATGCAGCCGCGGGCGTCAAGCATTCGAACATCATCTGCGACGGTTGCAAAAGACATGGGATAATCGGCATCAGGTGGAAATGTACAGAGTGTTTTGATTATGATCTCTGTACCCAATGCTACATGGCTGACGTACACGAGCTAACTCATACTTTTGAAAGATATCAAACCGCAAATTCTGTTGG AGTTAATCTGGGATCGAGAGAAGGATGCACAAAAATACCTTTGAAGGGAATCTTTATAGGAGCAAAAGTAATTCGTGGACCGGATTGGGAATGGGGAAATCAGGATGGCGGACGTG GAAAAACCGGTAGAGTCATGGATATACGTGGATGGGACAACGATAGCAGTCGATCCGTTGCGACAGTTACATGGTCTACTGGCAGCACTAATGTATATCGATTAGGTTTTAAAGGCTGCGTAGATCTGTGTTATGTAGAGGAGGCCAACCCTGGTAGCTACTACAAGGAGCACCTTCCATTGCTCGGGCAACCGGTCTTGACCGTTCCGGATAACGGTAATAATACGACACCAACAAAAGGTGGTGTCGCCAACATCACGTCTAGTCTACACCCTGTAACGTTTAACGTTGGCGACAAAGTGAAAGTATTAATGGAAGTTGACACGTTAAAAGAAATGCAGGACGGTCATGGCGGATGGAATCCGCGCATGGCTGAGTACATAGGAAAG aTTGGCACGGTGCACCGAATTACGGACAAAGGAGATATTCGTGTGCAGTACGAAGGCTGTCATAATAGGTGGACTTTTCACCCAGGTGCTCTTACAAAAGTCACTGCTAAAGACGCGTTCTCTCTTGGTGATATAGTCCGCGTGAAGAGTGATCTGGCCGCTGTCAAACAATATCAACGTGGTCACGGTGAATGGATTGACGTTATGAAAAAT GCTTTGGGAAAAACTGGGaaggtaattaaaatctaCTCTGACGGCGATTTGCGCGTGGCGTTGGACATACACGGTCACACATGGACGTTTAATCCTCTAAGCGTCGTCCCGGTATCTTCCAGCACGAGTGCTTCCCATGACGTAAACAGGAGTAAAGATCGTCCAAGTGTTTGCTTTTATTgtgcaaattttaatactaaaattaaaaaagatattgcaT TTGACGGTATTGATAGCGAGGTGGAGAAATTACTACGGATCGCGGCTAGAGGCGAAGCCGGTGTGGATGCAGTGCGAGAATTTCTCAAGAAATATCCCGGCAGAATTGATGCTTCTACTCCCGGAGGCGGTAAGAAAACGTGTCTGCAAGTGGCCGCGCATCAGGGTCACTTTGAACTTTGCACACTTCTTTTAAACGTCGGTGCGTCTTTACGTGCGGCCGACGAGGACGGAGACACGCCGTTGCATTACGCAGCATTCGG TAATCAGCCAGAGATAATGGATCTGCTACTGTCGCGAGGCGCGGCTATCAATGCCGTCAATAATGGCAAATGCAGCGCTTTGCATGTTGCGGTCAACAAACAGCACGCGCAATGCGTGAGGGTACTACTACTTCATCACTGCGACGTTAATCTCCAAGATTCGTATGGCGATACAGCGTTGCACGACGCAATCGGGAAAGACGTGCTCGAAGTGATAGACGCGTTGTGCGCTTGCGAGAGGGTTGACTTTACGTTACTGAACAAACGTGGTTTCAACATTCTTCATCATGCCGCACTCAAAGGCAACGCTCA TGCCACAGAGAAGTTGGTAGCACGTGCGCGTCGTTTGGTGGACGTCAAAAAAGAAGATGGATTTGCAGCGTTACATCTGGCGGCATTAAACGGACACAGAGAAGTCGCAGCCATTCTTCTTTCACAAAACGGTGGTCGCGCTAAAGTCGATCTGCACAATAATCGACGACAGACGCCGTTGCACTTAGCGACTTCGCAAGGACACTGGTCACTCGTTGAACTGTTAGTACATCACAATGCGGACATTGGCAGTACGGACGAGGATGGTGATACTGTTTTACATATTGCGATAGCCAAAAGCCCGAATCAACAAACTGCCGTGCCTACGCCTGAGAGTAGCCGAGATTCACCGCTTATATATGCT ATTTGGCAGAACCTGGCAAGGCAAGGCGCAAAGACTGAATTAGCATTAGCTTGTTTTTTGGTGAGCGTGGACAGAAGTTGCAAACTCCTTGATCAAGTTAAGAACAATAAAGATAAGACGCCGCTCGATCTTCTGGAAGGCAATCCGCAGGCCGCTCAGCTTGCCGATATTTTACGATCTTATAAATACCAAAGTCACAGCACACAATTAGA AATAGAGAACAATCCACCGTCTGAATACGTAGAACCGTCTACGTATcggataaataatatatcgcaGCCAGAGGGATTGCAAAGTCCGAGGAAGAGTATAGCCGGTTCTGGCGATGCCACGGAATGTCGAGATTGCTCGGGGATCTTAGGGGACGCGAAGCAAGAGAACCGAATAGATCCCAGTAGCAGCGTTACACTCGTTGGTTGTGCACGTTGTGGCCACACCGTTGGCCATATTAAAACGCAAACGGTTCAAG ACGGTCAGATGGCAGCTGGTGAATTCTCGATAGCTAATCCGGACGACAAATCGAAGGACGTGCCGTCGGAAGTTAAACGAAAAGACGAGATTAAGGAGAAGGATAAGGATCTCGAGCGATTACGTTATCTCGAAACTAGAGTCGCGGATCTCGAAGAGGCGAACATGTGCAGTATCTGCATGGAACGTCGTCGCAACGTCGCCTTTCTCTGCGGACATGGTGCGTGTGAGCACTGTGCGGCACCGCTGAAAACCTGTCACATGTGCCGTAAGACGATTACGAAGAAAATCAATTTGTACATAGATTAA